A stretch of DNA from Erwinia aphidicola:
GTGCGACGCAGAGCGAGATTGAACAGGCTGCACAGCTGGCGTTTGTCCATGACGATATTCTGCGCCTTCCGGAAGGTTATGAAACCGAAGTCGGTGAGCGTGGCGTGATGCTCTCCGGCGGGCAAAAACAGCGTATCTCCATCGCCCGGGCGCTGCTGATGAATGCTGAGATCCTGATTCTGGATGATGCCCTGTCAGCGGTCGATGGCCGTACTGAACATCAAATTCTGCATAATTTGCGGCGCTGGGGAGAAGGGCGCACGGTGATCATTAGTGCTCATCGTCTGTCTGCGCTGACTGAGGCCAGTGAAATCCTGGTGCTGCAGCACGGCGTAGTGGCTCAGCGCGGCAATCATGAACAGCTCGCCAGCAGCCCGGGCTGGTATCGCGATATGTACCGCTATCAGCAGCTGGAAGCGGCGCTGGATGACGACGAGATCGAACAGGGAGTGCCGCATGGCTAGAGTAACCCATCAGTGGCCGACAATTAAACGGCTGCTCTCCTACGGCAGCCCGTGGCGCAAATCCCTCGGCATGGCCGTAGTGATGCTGTGGATTGCGGCGGCGGCAGAAGTGCTCGGACCGGTGCTGGTCAGCTATTTCATCGACAATATGGTGGCAAAACATCATATGCCGGTCGGGATCGCTGTCGGGCTGGTGGTCAGTTTTCTGCTGCTGCAACTGCTGGCCGCCGGACTGCACTATTGGCAGGCGCTGCTGTTCAACCAGGCCGCCGTTGGCGTTGTCCAGCGCCTGCGCACCGACGTGATGGATGCGGCGCTGCGTCAGCCGCTGAGCGCCTTCGATACCCAGCCGGTAGGCCAGATTATTTCACGCGTCACCAATGACACCGAAGTGGTGCGTGACCTCTACGTCACCGTGGTGGCGACCGTGCTGCGCAGTGCGGCGCTGGTGGGTGCCATGCTGGTGGCGATGTTTAGCCTCGACTGGCGCATGGCGCTGATTGCGATTGCCATCTTCCCGGCGGTGATTGTTGTCATGCTGATCTACCAGCGTTACAGCACGCCGATTGTACGCCGGGTGCGCAGTTATCTGGCGGAGATTAATAACGGCTTCAACGAAGTGATCAACGGCATGAGCGTGATCCAGCAGTTCCGTCAGCAGGCACGCTTTGGCGAACGCATGCGGGATTCCAGCCATTCGCACTATCTGGCGCGCATGCAGACCCTGCGGCTCGACGGCTTCCTGCTGCGGCCGCTGCTCAGCCTGTTTTCCGCGCTGATCCTCTGTGGGCTGATGCTGCTGTTTGGCTTTTCCTCGGTCGGTTCTATCGAGGTCGGCGTGCTCTACGCCTTTATCAACTACCTCGGGCGCTTAAATGAACCGCTGATCGAACTCACCACTCAGCAGTCGATGCTGCAGCAGGCGGTGGTGGCCGGCGAGCGGATTTTCGAACTGATGGATGCACCGCGCCAGCCCTATGGTGAGGATGTTCAGCCGCTGCAAAGCGGCAGTATTGAGATCCGTGACCTGACCTTTGCCTATCGTGAAGGGCGCCCGGTGCTGAGCGATATCAATCTCTCGGTGCCATCGCGTAATTTTGTTGCCCTGGTCGGGCACACCGGCAGCGGCAAAAGCACGCTGGCGAACCTGCTGATGGGCTACTACCCGCTGAGCAAGGGGGAGATCCTGCTGGACGGACGCTCGCTACCGACGCTCAGCCATGCCGCCCTGCGCGACAGCGTGGCGATGGTACAGCAGGATCCGGTGGTGCTGGCCGATACCTTCTTTGCCAACGTCACCTTAGGAAGGGATGTCAGTGAGGATGCGGTATGGCAGGCGCTGGAAACGGTGCAGCTGGCCGGGCTGGCGCGTGAAATGAGCGATGGCATTTATACCCGGCTGGGGGAGCAGGGTAATAACCTCTCCGTCGGTCAGAAGCAGCTGCTGGCGATGGCGCGCGTGCTGGTTGCCACGCCGCAGATCCTGATTCTGGATGAGGCCACTGCGAACATCGACTCCGGTACCGAGCAGGCGATTCAGAAGGCGCTGCGCGCCGTGCGCGAACGTACCACGCTGGTGGTGATTGCGCACCGCCTCTCAACCATCACCGAAGCCGATACCATTATGGTGTTGCACCGTGGGCAGGCAGTCGAGCGCGGCAGCCATCAGCAACTGCTGGCCGCACGCGGGCGCTACTGGCAAATGTACCAGCTACAGCTGGCAGGTGAAGAGCTGGCTGCGGCGGAAAATCAGTAATCTGCGCCGCTGCGCTGCACCAAATGCAGGCGAATAACGGCCTGCATCCCCTCCAATGCACTGCACTAACGCACAACGCACCGTAATGGTGCGTTTTTTTTGTGCTCAATCCCGTACCGTGATTTTCCCGGCGATCTTCCTCCCAGTCGCGACTCAGACCAGCACTGACTAATCGTCTGAAAAATTCAGATTTTTGAACTATGGCACAGCGTTTGCTTAATAGATTTCGTGTCGGCAAAACAACCGTTTTTATACCTGGAGGGGATCGTATGAAGCTGGTTACCGTGGTAATCAAACCGTTCAAACTGGAAGACGTGCGTGAAGCGCTGTCGTCTATCGGCATTCAGGGCCTGACTGTGACTGAAGTCAAAGGCTTTGGCCGCCAGAAAGGGCATGCAGAATTGTATCGCGGTGCTGAATACAGCGTGAACTTCCTGCCAAAAGTAAAAATCGATATTGCGATTGCAGATGACCAGCTGGATGAAGTGGTTGATGTGATTAGCAAAGCCGCTTATACCGGCAAAATTGGTGACGGGAAGATCTTCGTTGCAGAATTGCAGCGTGTCATCCGTATTCGCACCGGTGAAACTGACGAAGCAGCACTGTAATTCGGGGCTAAGAATTGTGATGGGATGGGATAAAATGAAAAAACTCGCTAAGTTTGGCCTCGCCGGCGTGACTCTTTTACCGTCGCTGGCCATGGCAGCCGCGCCTGCGGTAGCTGATAAAGCCGATAACGCTTTTATGATGATCTGCACCGCGCTGGTGCTGTTTATGACGATCCCGGGTATTGCGCTGTTCTACGGCGGCCTGATCCGCGCCAAGAACGTGCTGTCGATGCTGACCCAGGTCGCGATGACCTTCGCGATGGTATGCGTACTGTGGATGGTTTACGGTTACTCGCTGGCCTTCAGCGAAGGTAACGCCTTCTTTGGTAGCTTTAACTGGGCGATGCTGAAAAATATCGCACCGACCGCGCTGATGGGCTCTTTCTATCAGTATATCCACGTCGCGTTCCAGGCCTCCTTCGCCTGTATCACCGTGGGTCTGATCGTCGGCGCTATTGCTGAACGTATCCGCTTCTCTGCGGTGCTGATCTTCGTGGTTATCTGGCTGACCTTTGCCTACCTGCCTATCGCACATATGGTATGGGCGGGCGGTTTCCTGGCTCAGGATGGCGCGCTGGACTTCGCGGGCGGTACCGTTGTCCACATCAACGCCGCCGTTGCTGGCCTGGTGGGGGCTTACCTGGTGGGTAAACGTGCCGGTTTCGGTAAAGAATCGTTCAAACCGCACAACCTGCCGATGGTGTTTACCGGTACTGCGATTCTGTACTTCGGCTGGTTCGGCTTCAACGCCGGCTCTGCCAGTGCGGCTAACGAAATCGCCGGTCTGGCCTTCCTCAACACCGTGATCGCCACGGCGGGGGCAATGCTGACCTGGACCTTCGGTGAGTGGGCGCTGCGCGGCAAACCTTCTCTGCTGGGCGTGAGCTCAGGTGTGATTGCCGGTCTGGTCGCTATTACCCCAGCCTGCGGTTACGTGGGGGTGGGTGGTGCGCTGATCATCGGCCTTGTCGGTGGGCTTGCAGGCCTGTGGGGCGTGACGTCACTGAAAAAATGGCTGCGCGTTGATGACCCTTGTGACGTATTCGGCGTGCACGGCGTGTGCGGCATCGTTGGCTGCATTATGACCGGCATCTTTGCCTCCTCTTCACTGGGTGGCGTGGGTTATGCAGAGGGCGTAACCATGGGCCATCAGGTCTGGGTACAGCTGTTCAGCGTCGGCCTGACCATTGTCTGGACTGCTGTTGTTGCCTTCATCGGATTTAAAGTGGCGGATATGATTGTTGGCCTGCGTGTACCGGAAGATCAGGAGCGTGAAGGTCTGGACGTCAACAGCCACGGCGAGAATGCTTACAACAACTAAGCTGAAGCTGACACTGATAAGAAAAGTAGTGCGCTAAAAACAATGACAAAGCGGGCCATTTCAGGCCCGCTTTTTTATGGCTGATGATTAAGAACGCTGACGGATCACCCCTTCCTGCACCGTTGAGGCAACCAGGACGCCCTGCTGGTTCCAGAATTCACCGCGCACAAATCCACGCGCGCTGGAGGCTGAGGTACTCTCCACGCTGTAAAGTAACCAGTCATTGAGATCGAAAGGGCGGTGGAACCACATGGAGTGGTCAATCGTCGCCACCTGCATGCCCGGCTCCAGGAAGCCTTTACCGTGCGGCTGTAGCGAAACCGGCAGGAAGTTGAAATCGGAAGCATAGCCGAGCAGATACTGATGAATACGCTTGTCAGCCGGCATGATGCCGTTCGCGCGCAGCCAGGTATAGCGCACCGGGTTGCTGGTATGGCCCTTTAACGGGTTATGAAACTCCACCGGACGGATTTCAAAAGGCTTCTCCGCGAGGAACTTATCGCGCGCCTTTTCTGGAATATACTGCGCCAGCTGCTGGGCAATCTGCCGCTCGGACGGCAGAGAATCCGGGCCGACAACCTGCGGCATGGTTTTCTGATGCTCGAAACCGGTTTCCGGGCCCTGGAAAGAGGCGGTCATGTAAAAGATCGGTTTACCGTTCTGTACGGCTTTTACCCGGCGGGCGCTAAAGCTCTGGCCGTCGCGCAGGTTCTCCACGTCGTAGATAATCGCTTTCTGGCTGTCGCCCGGGCGCAGAAAGTAGCTGTGAAACGAATGGATAATGCGTTCCTGTGGCACCGTCTGTTTTGCGGCATACAGCGCCTGGCCCACCACCTGGCCACCAAATACCTGGCGTAGCCCCAGATCTTCACTCTGCCCGCGAAACAGCCCCTCTTCCAGGGTTTCCAGATCCAGCAGATTCAGTAAATTTTGCAGCGCCTGGCTCATAAAACGCATCCTCAGTAATATTTCAGCCCTCAGTTTGCGAAATCCGACCAGTTACCGTCAATGACTGTTTTTGCAATCTGTGGCGCCAGGGGGAAATGCGCAAAAATCGGCGCTTCCAGGAAAAAATCAGTAAGTTGTGCCAGAATTAAGCTTACGCAGGCAGGAAAGCTCTGCCTCTTCGCGGTAATTTGGCTGTCGTAATCATTCATTGGAAGGAGAAGTTATCAATGAAAATCTGGCATGTATTAAGTGGCGCGGCTCTGGCTGTGGTAATTACAGGGTGTGCTGACAAAAGCAAAGATGTGCCGACCCCAACGCTGGGATCGCAGGTAGAAGGTCAGCAGGGGGTGATTAGGCAACCGAACGTGAGCGGGACCGTGTGGATCCGTCAGAAAGTGGCGCTGCCACCGGATGCGGTGCTGACCGTGACGCTGTCCGATGCTTCGCTGGCTGATGCACCGTCTAAAGTGCTGGCGCAGCGCGTGGTGCGCACGGAAGGTAAGCAGGCGCCGTTCCAGTTTACCCTGCCGTTTAACCCGGCGGATATCCAGCCAAAAGCACGCATTCTGCTGAGTGCGGCGGTCAGCGTGGATGGCAAACTGATGTTTATCACCGATACGGTGAAACAGGTGGTCACCACGGGCGGAACGCGTCAGGACCTGACGCTGGTGCCTGTCCCTGAAATGGCGATGCCAACCACCAGTGGGGCACCAGCAACCGTGCCTTCCACTTCGCCTACCCTGGTTACGCCATCAGGCGCCGTTCCTGCGCCAACGTCGATGTAACGTTTGTCGGGCGCGGCATCCGCGCCCGACAATTGCATTACCAGTGCCAGCGATACTTCACCAGGTCGATTTTCCCCTCGCGCGATACCTCAATCCCTTCCGCCTGCAGTGCTTTACGCTGTCTGCTGAGATCGTCACCCGTCAGCGAAATTTCACCTTTACGATTAATCACCCGGTGCCACGGCAGTTTGCTGCCTTCAGGCAGGCGCTTCAGTACGCCGCCAACCTGACGCGCCGCGCGCGATGAACCGGCCAGCCGGGCCACTTCGCCATAGGTGGTGACGCTGCCATAAGGGATCGCGGCAACGATTTGATAAATACGCTGTTGAAAACTGTCCTGTTCGATGGTCATAAGCCTATAGCGAGGAAATAATCTGCAGATCGTGCAAGAAACCAACGGTCACCAGGGGGCGGCTTGCAATTGCCGGGGGCATCATTGATAATGCCTGCGCTCTGGTTACCCAGGGCACTCAATGGGGGCCCGGTTGGTTCTCCCGCAATGCTAATTTGTGAACTCGGTCAGGTCCGGAAGGAAGCAGCCGTAACAGATGACGCGTGTGCCGGGATGTAGCTGGCAGGGCCCCCACCCAATTCTGCCTCACCAGCCCTCACGACTTCATTCATTGCAAATCACACATCATTAGTTAGCGAACAAACTTCCATACTGCAACGGGCACTTTGTCATAAAGCTTATTCATTGTCAGTTCGGCCAGACGATGATCGGCAGCGGAATAGAATACAGCCAGTTCATCATCAGATAATTCGTACTTGTTCTTTTCGATGACGCGCTCAAGCGTGTCGATGGAACGACAGCGTCTGAGGCGCATCAGATAATCAGTTTTTGTTAAAAGTTTGTCTGTCATTATTAAACCGTAAATGAGTAATGGGTTGCTAAAACGAATGGCTGGCCTGTGTCAGGCTTGTTGCACATTCCTCTGCAAAAATGTTGAACAGTCGTTTGGCGGATTTCTGCCAGCGTTGTAAGTCCTGAACATTAATGCCGTAATTGCTGAACAGCATAAAGGTGTCATCCAGGTATTCATCAATCTGACTTATCAGATCGCTGTCCTCGATGTGCTTAATTTTGTAATTCATGGT
This window harbors:
- the tomB gene encoding Hha toxicity modulator TomB; amino-acid sequence: MDEYSPRRHDIAQLKFLCENLYDESLATLGDSHHGWVNDPTSAANLQLNDLIEHIAAFTMNYKIKHIEDSDLISQIDEYLDDTFMLFSNYGINVQDLQRWQKSAKRLFNIFAEECATSLTQASHSF
- the tesB gene encoding acyl-CoA thioesterase II, whose product is MSQALQNLLNLLDLETLEEGLFRGQSEDLGLRQVFGGQVVGQALYAAKQTVPQERIIHSFHSYFLRPGDSQKAIIYDVENLRDGQSFSARRVKAVQNGKPIFYMTASFQGPETGFEHQKTMPQVVGPDSLPSERQIAQQLAQYIPEKARDKFLAEKPFEIRPVEFHNPLKGHTSNPVRYTWLRANGIMPADKRIHQYLLGYASDFNFLPVSLQPHGKGFLEPGMQVATIDHSMWFHRPFDLNDWLLYSVESTSASSARGFVRGEFWNQQGVLVASTVQEGVIRQRS
- the amtB gene encoding ammonium transporter AmtB, producing the protein MGWDKMKKLAKFGLAGVTLLPSLAMAAAPAVADKADNAFMMICTALVLFMTIPGIALFYGGLIRAKNVLSMLTQVAMTFAMVCVLWMVYGYSLAFSEGNAFFGSFNWAMLKNIAPTALMGSFYQYIHVAFQASFACITVGLIVGAIAERIRFSAVLIFVVIWLTFAYLPIAHMVWAGGFLAQDGALDFAGGTVVHINAAVAGLVGAYLVGKRAGFGKESFKPHNLPMVFTGTAILYFGWFGFNAGSASAANEIAGLAFLNTVIATAGAMLTWTFGEWALRGKPSLLGVSSGVIAGLVAITPACGYVGVGGALIIGLVGGLAGLWGVTSLKKWLRVDDPCDVFGVHGVCGIVGCIMTGIFASSSLGGVGYAEGVTMGHQVWVQLFSVGLTIVWTAVVAFIGFKVADMIVGLRVPEDQEREGLDVNSHGENAYNN
- a CDS encoding SmdB family multidrug efflux ABC transporter permease/ATP-binding protein, which gives rise to MARVTHQWPTIKRLLSYGSPWRKSLGMAVVMLWIAAAAEVLGPVLVSYFIDNMVAKHHMPVGIAVGLVVSFLLLQLLAAGLHYWQALLFNQAAVGVVQRLRTDVMDAALRQPLSAFDTQPVGQIISRVTNDTEVVRDLYVTVVATVLRSAALVGAMLVAMFSLDWRMALIAIAIFPAVIVVMLIYQRYSTPIVRRVRSYLAEINNGFNEVINGMSVIQQFRQQARFGERMRDSSHSHYLARMQTLRLDGFLLRPLLSLFSALILCGLMLLFGFSSVGSIEVGVLYAFINYLGRLNEPLIELTTQQSMLQQAVVAGERIFELMDAPRQPYGEDVQPLQSGSIEIRDLTFAYREGRPVLSDINLSVPSRNFVALVGHTGSGKSTLANLLMGYYPLSKGEILLDGRSLPTLSHAALRDSVAMVQQDPVVLADTFFANVTLGRDVSEDAVWQALETVQLAGLAREMSDGIYTRLGEQGNNLSVGQKQLLAMARVLVATPQILILDEATANIDSGTEQAIQKALRAVRERTTLVVIAHRLSTITEADTIMVLHRGQAVERGSHQQLLAARGRYWQMYQLQLAGEELAAAENQ
- a CDS encoding MGMT family protein is translated as MTIEQDSFQQRIYQIVAAIPYGSVTTYGEVARLAGSSRAARQVGGVLKRLPEGSKLPWHRVINRKGEISLTGDDLSRQRKALQAEGIEVSREGKIDLVKYRWHW
- the glnK gene encoding P-II family nitrogen regulator is translated as MKLVTVVIKPFKLEDVREALSSIGIQGLTVTEVKGFGRQKGHAELYRGAEYSVNFLPKVKIDIAIADDQLDEVVDVISKAAYTGKIGDGKIFVAELQRVIRIRTGETDEAAL
- a CDS encoding YbaY family lipoprotein produces the protein MKIWHVLSGAALAVVITGCADKSKDVPTPTLGSQVEGQQGVIRQPNVSGTVWIRQKVALPPDAVLTVTLSDASLADAPSKVLAQRVVRTEGKQAPFQFTLPFNPADIQPKARILLSAAVSVDGKLMFITDTVKQVVTTGGTRQDLTLVPVPEMAMPTTSGAPATVPSTSPTLVTPSGAVPAPTSM
- a CDS encoding HHA domain-containing protein, with translation MTDKLLTKTDYLMRLRRCRSIDTLERVIEKNKYELSDDELAVFYSAADHRLAELTMNKLYDKVPVAVWKFVR